The genomic region cgttcacttaattttaatcacttaattttaatCTCTACAAAaaaacagtcactcaactttcgaTTCAGTTACTTAACTTTAAAATCAGTCCTACTAACCATTTTCTATTACGGTCATAACGGAAAAATAACCTGACATTTAATCAGctccttgtttttttttttttaatttggttagcGAAgagtatttgatttttttcaattggttgaatcgattttttattaaattaatttatttgattataatttataaaatcgaTCCGATCAACttaaaattcaagaattaatgTAACTGAATCGATTTAAGTTTACCAGTTTATTCGATTAATCGACTTTAATTATTAGAATTTGGTGGTGATCATTGTAGCTATCTTTTGAGCCTTGATAACGTGGGAAAGCTATAATTTGTGTTGATGGAGCGAATTAGATCAAAGTTTATTCACAAATTTCTGAGAAACCTTACtcttataattgattttatttaaagtttattcacgattttttaaataattaaaggtttaaattattttaaatttagattaatataatttttaatcaatttaaatttaaatcgtaattttttttatgattatacGAGATTAAATACATTTTGAATTCGAATTTATGAGATTGAAATTTCGAATTTTGAAGCAGAGGTTTATTGATTGAGTGGCCAGCATGCAGAGAACTCCTTTTGCCCTCAACAACCAACAAAAGACATTAACTATAATCTAATTTGTACATGTAAATGTAGACCTCCTATGAGCCATGAACATTAAACACTTTAAGATTGGGATTGTATTTCCAATAAGGTGAGAGGTGTTGAGACCACCATACATGTGCCAATGCCATATCAAACCATCCTTTTATTTCTCTCCAGCTACTCTCTCTATTCTTTGATTTTGAATCCAATAGTCTTCAACCAAAGTGGGTCACATTGCTTGGCTCCTCACTATCACCAAATGAACTCATTTATCctcgtatttttttataatcacATGGTATCTTTATCTATTTTGTAATCCGAGCCTAGTTTTATTCGAATCGAAATTAGCAGATAAAAGTTGATCCAAATACTTGCGAAAcaagtaatttaaaattatatatatatatgtaagagTTTCTCTTGTCATCTTTTGCCGTAAAAACCTGTCACGTATCAAGTTATTTAATGTAAAATGTTGTCTTTAATTGTTTGAACTTTTTTTGGGTGAGGTTTTAAATAAAGACTTACATGTgatagaatttaaattaaaaataaatatgaaaaaaccCAGGAATTATCTAAATTAAGTGGCCAATTTGTTCCCTTCCACATGGGGAATCACTAGATTAATTAGCTATATGGTTTTAAAGCTGAAATGCATGGATGGAGGTGGAGCTATTATATGTAATTAAACTCAAGCTTACAACTTTAGCTTTCTTGTGAACCAAAGAATCTAATCCCAACATTGTTGGTTGTGAAATTGATGGTCGCTACCTCATGTaaatacctttaaaaaaaaattttaatttgaatattaaaaaaatacctaaACGATGCAATCGCGAACTTTAAAATAATGACTttcataaattgtaaaataaatttaaaaggagaaattattttatggatccTTTCCATTACATCATTTATTATcactttctaattatttaatgacattttagcaattttttccatgtcattgacacataattttggtaatttgttTTACCCTAAAACCCGAACTTGACCCCAAACCCTGAATCTTAAACCTCAAATCTCAAACTTCAAACCCCATATATtgaatcttaaaccctaaaactcgaATCCCTGACCTCAAAATCTTGACCTAAGCTCTAAACCATAAACTTAAACCTCAAATCTTAAACTCAAGTCCAGGGTTTGAGGTTCAAGGTTCAAGATTAGAGGTTAGGGGTTTATGGTTTGGGGTTCGAGGCTTAgggtaaaataaattatcaaaattatgtgtcaatgacatgaaaaaaattattaaaatatcattaaataattagaaaagaaCCATGAATAATTTGATTGGagggtccataaaataatttctccaaAAAAAACACcttaattatacaattaatacaCCATTCTTTCTTCTTGACTTATCTGCTAATTActcttctattattattattattattattattgttattatctGTCTCTTTCTTCCTATTACATTAGTTATCACATGCTTCTCCAATTCATCAAGGAATAAAAGCTGGCCCCTAGAACCtaaccccaaaaaaaaaaagaaaaagaaatttcatatGGATCAAACGACACCAGGAAAATACAAATGGTTTCTTCATTAACATAGAACAAAgttcaatttaaaagaattatgaaCAAATTTAgtggaaaaaataattaatgttgcACATTGAATTTAATAATGACAATCAACTAAAGAAGATGCTGAAAAACCCAGTAGTTTTCCCTCGGAAGCAAATGATAGTACTTTATTATTAGGTTCCTTGTGAAGATCATCTTCTGGGGCTGGAAGGTTAAGATCCAATTGCAGAACAGTCCTTGGTTTCTTCCGCTGTTCGCTTGTCCGGACGACGGTGTCTAACGTTGTTGTTGCCGTTGCCGGTGTCGTCATGGTTGGAGCATTAGTTAATGTCCTATGCCTTCGCATATGACCTCCGAGAGCTTGTCCGGACGAGAACTCGGCACCACATATCGAACATTCATGAACCCTCGATTTTTTACTTGTAATATGAAGCGAAAGTGTCGTAGCCTTTTCGTTGAATTGATCATAATGACGATGATCTTCTTTGTTGCGATTGTTATTAATATCTTGATCGTTAACTACCTTGAATTTTTTGTGGCTCGCTCGATGCCCACCGAGTGCTTGGAATGAAGGGAAACACCGGTTACATGTCTTGCACTGATGAACATCCGTCTCCACCGCCGCCTCCGTGGACGGTTCCGATGGTGGCGGTGATGGTGGTTTCACTTTCCTTGTTTGACCTTGAGATAAAACAAGTAAACAATTCGCCATATCTTGTTCTCGTTCTTCTTCTTCTGTACTGCTTTCTGCTAAATCAAAAGATGATGTAATTGTCGGAGAAACACCAACAGCTCCGCCACCACCTCCACTAgaagtggtggtggtggtggttgaAGCCACCACCGAAGTGAGAGGAGGAGACGACGGCGGTGCTCTTGGACGTTTGGTACGTTTACCTTTGATTATCTGCAACTGATGATCATCATCTTTGCAACAAACAACATCATCGTCTTGACcctccatcatcatcatcatcatatccATGAAAAGGGTTTGTGAAACACTGAGGCTGGTATTGGGTTTTGGTGACAGTTATGAGTTTCCAACCATGGAAGCCATTgaccatatatatataggtgtatgtatataacattaaaatgaataaataactaaaaatggGGAGAAGATacaatgtttttaatatgtgaGTAAGAGAAGGGTAAGAAAGGAGTGAGATTCGGTTGGCTTTGAAGCAAACCCATTACTTTTTAGCGACGATTCCTTGCATTAGAGTGGGAGAGGATTGGATTGCAAGCCTGGAACCACATAATTTGCGCCTCTCCACACTTTTATTTCACTGATATATACACGTtacatttacaaatataatacaAGCAGCCATaaagccaaaaaaatttaatttaattggcaTGAGTATTGTTGTTAACATAGGAGAACGTGAATTTGAGTACATTGAAGcacattatcttcctatttatggaTTGGGGAAAGGCTGAGTAGTTTTAGGCACtgtgtcaaaaagaacaaatatgatcagaacttacaatgagattgtttaaaaaaaattgctttagGGGATCAGAATTGAATCATAATTTTTTGAGAGGTCGttacaaatttatcattatattaatttttaatttttaaaattttaaaagagctacaatacaattttactatttttggaGGAAAGGCCACCGCTTGCAATTCCTTGTCTACGCCCTTGAAtacaagtataaatatatttttgagcaTATGCAAGGTAGAAGCAGatcaatataaaacataacGAACAGAAAACTGACAAGAACTAGACAAAACTCATACATGGCATACGCACCAGGTGTGGAACTAGAGACCCACACATAGAGGTGGCAGTCGGGCAGGTTCGAGTGAGTTTAGGTCGGGTTATTTCGGTGTTTGGTTTTTTGAGTTTGAGTctttttaggtttaggttttttCGTGTTCAGGCTTTTTTAAGTTTGGGCTTTTCGAATTCGAGTTATTTTGAGTTCAATCTCAAGTTCGGGTTTATTCTACATTCAatgtaattatatgttttaagtataaaaattcCCAAATACTTGATACTTTCATGTATTCATATTTCATGACATAAATGATATgttttaagtataaaaatttaaaattaaaattttgttaactataaaaaaagttatttgttCGGACCGGCAAAAGtttaaaccctaattctttagaaaatctctatttttttccattaaataaCACAAGTTTAAACTCTAATatggcttttaattttataatttctctaatatataaatatttcttaGATCTAAATATCTAAATTagcaattaaattatcaaatataaatttacattCCAAAATTAGAAGCTAAATACAATGAAAAAGaacatcaaaattatgtacTAATATCATAGAGTTTTTGGTGTTTGTGTAATAGTGGTAAtctcattttctcaaaaaaaaaaccattcattatatataaaataaataatgtatttattaaggaaaaatatttgaataaaattaataattaaagattttataaaaatatgtaatgat from Gossypium raimondii isolate GPD5lz chromosome 1, ASM2569854v1, whole genome shotgun sequence harbors:
- the LOC105786396 gene encoding zinc finger protein ZAT5, with the protein product MDMMMMMMEGQDDDVVCCKDDDHQLQIIKGKRTKRPRAPPSSPPLTSVVASTTTTTTSSGGGGGAVGVSPTITSSFDLAESSTEEEEREQDMANCLLVLSQGQTRKVKPPSPPPSEPSTEAAVETDVHQCKTCNRCFPSFQALGGHRASHKKFKVVNDQDINNNRNKEDHRHYDQFNEKATTLSLHITSKKSRVHECSICGAEFSSGQALGGHMRRHRTLTNAPTMTTPATATTTLDTVVRTSEQRKKPRTVLQLDLNLPAPEDDLHKEPNNKVLSFASEGKLLGFSASSLVDCHY